Part of the Catalinimonas alkaloidigena genome is shown below.
ATAAGAAAATAGCTGAATACTGGTAAAACGAAGGTGAGTCAATTTTATTCACTGTATTTCAGCAGAACATATTAGTTTTTTTGAACAATACTCACACTTGTTTTCACCCTTGAGATATTTTTGTTTCACTATCATGATAAATAATTAAACAAATTTTATACATATTTGCATTATATTAATATTACGTATAAAATTATAGCAATATGTTAGCACAATTAGTTTATGTCAGCCTGAGAGCACCGATTTGTACTGAAGATGAAATTCAAAAAATATTAGCTTCTTGTAAAAAGAATAACAAAGAGAAAGATGTAACCGGAGTACTGCTGTATTCTGACACACACTTCTTGCAATATTTAGAGGGCGATTACAAAAACATCGCCTCACTTTATGATACAATCAAATTAGACAAAAGGCATAAGCATGCACTTATGGTAAGTAATGCTCCAATCAGCAAAAGGTCATTCCCAGGCTGGCAGATGGGTGCGAAAAAGTTTGATAAACAGGATATAGTATTTCAGTCTGAGATGAGTGCCTCAGAGCGCATAGCTTTCAAAAGTTTGCTAAGCGGCGAGTCTGAAGATGGTCAACTGGCACTTCACTTAGTTTTAAAGTTCTTCAAATAAGCGGAAGGACTTCAACGAATTTATGGTCTTTTTGAGAGGACCTAAGCGTCGTCAGAAGCCACGGTTTTTCTTTACCAGATGGTTAAGCTTTTGCCCAAACGGTGATCTCCCCTACCTACCAGCTGGTAGCTAAGTGTCAATTCGTTGGTTTGCATAATTAGCCGCGCTTCTCCAGTAGGGATTTCAAATGCATAGCCTAGCTGTAGTTTCTGCAAGCGTAAACCCAGATTAAAAGAATAAGCCAGCTGATGTCTGTAACCCGCTCCCACCCAAAACTTATTTTGAAAAACACCTTTAAGTTGTCCTTCAGGGCTTCCACCACGTTTCTGATCGTATTGGTAAAGGCCATTCACCACCAGCCCAAACTGTTCTGAGAGCTGGGTCCTGTAACCGGCTTGCACCATATGTTTATAATCATAAACGATAAAGGTCATCTCTTGGTCCAGATTTCCTTGTCCTTTAGTGGCATCATGCAGGGCATACCCAAGGTAAAAATTTTCTCCTGCCAGCATTAAGCCCAGATTGATATCCATGCGCCCGTTTTTGGTATTTTGCATGTATTGCAGTACGAAGGGATCGTTACTTTGCTCCAGATTCATTTTGCTGGCATCCATCCCTTCCATATTGTATGTAAGGCTGGTACCTGCTCTCAAACTGATTGATCGGGTAAGTTTGAGGTTGGAGCTGTAGCTGAGGTAGAACTGGTGCTCGTAATATGGGCCGAATGCATCTTTCATAAATGATAGTCCAAATGCATGCTTGGCTCTGGATTGCTCAATTTTCTTTTCCTCTTTTTTATCATTTTCTTTTGCTTTCCACGTTTTTAAATCAGATACATTGAGCTCGGTAGCAAGATAGAAAGTGGAGGGCGCCCCTTCTACTGATGACCACTGACTGCGGTATAAGGAGTTTATGACTGAGCCTTCAAAACCGGTAAGCGCAGGATTAAAATATTGTTTGAGCAATGGAAAGTTAGCTGACTGCTTTCTGCTTTGTGCCAGCAAGCTTAAAGTAGAGAATAGTAATATGCCTAATAAGTAAATTTTCTTCATGCCTTTGGCTATTTGATGACGCTCAGTACGCCGCGTTTGCTTA
Proteins encoded:
- a CDS encoding BLUF domain-containing protein — protein: MLAQLVYVSLRAPICTEDEIQKILASCKKNNKEKDVTGVLLYSDTHFLQYLEGDYKNIASLYDTIKLDKRHKHALMVSNAPISKRSFPGWQMGAKKFDKQDIVFQSEMSASERIAFKSLLSGESEDGQLALHLVLKFFK
- a CDS encoding PorP/SprF family type IX secretion system membrane protein codes for the protein MKKIYLLGILLFSTLSLLAQSRKQSANFPLLKQYFNPALTGFEGSVINSLYRSQWSSVEGAPSTFYLATELNVSDLKTWKAKENDKKEEKKIEQSRAKHAFGLSFMKDAFGPYYEHQFYLSYSSNLKLTRSISLRAGTSLTYNMEGMDASKMNLEQSNDPFVLQYMQNTKNGRMDINLGLMLAGENFYLGYALHDATKGQGNLDQEMTFIVYDYKHMVQAGYRTQLSEQFGLVVNGLYQYDQKRGGSPEGQLKGVFQNKFWVGAGYRHQLAYSFNLGLRLQKLQLGYAFEIPTGEARLIMQTNELTLSYQLVGRGDHRLGKSLTIW